The following proteins are co-located in the Methanobrevibacter thaueri genome:
- a CDS encoding 4Fe-4S binding protein, which produces MSKVILDYDKCDGADCAECADVCPMEVLVLKGDKIEIVDPEECSYCEVCMDVCPNECIQIEDDF; this is translated from the coding sequence ATGTCAAAAGTAATTCTTGATTATGATAAATGTGATGGTGCAGACTGCGCTGAATGTGCTGACGTTTGCCCAATGGAAGTATTAGTTCTTAAAGGAGACAAAATTGAGATTGTCGACCCTGAAGAATGTAGTTATTGTGAAGTATGTATGGACGTTTGTCCTAACGAATGTATTCAAATTGAAGATGATTTTTAA